The Coleofasciculus chthonoplastes PCC 7420 genome includes a window with the following:
- a CDS encoding helix-turn-helix domain-containing protein has protein sequence MKPDSKYQPLWAFLQQSNQDEVILTFAEIEELMNDTLPDSARKKRAWWSNRSKGALQASAWMEAGYRVEDVDFEQQRVTFRQPTAKLKVQRVGDTVLWNAELIKALRRHMGLTQAEFAQRMGVRQKTVSNWEIGLYEPPLSTSKHLELVAQLAGFRYEEGSENSE, from the coding sequence ATGAAGCCAGATAGCAAGTACCAGCCACTTTGGGCATTTCTGCAACAGAGTAATCAAGATGAAGTCATTCTCACCTTTGCAGAAATTGAGGAACTCATGAATGACACCTTACCCGACTCAGCACGGAAAAAACGGGCATGGTGGAGCAATCGCAGTAAAGGCGCACTGCAAGCTTCTGCTTGGATGGAAGCCGGATATCGGGTTGAGGATGTCGATTTCGAGCAACAACGGGTGACATTCCGCCAACCTACAGCAAAACTTAAAGTTCAGCGCGTGGGTGACACTGTGCTATGGAACGCTGAACTCATCAAAGCACTGCGCCGCCACATGGGTTTAACCCAGGCAGAGTTTGCCCAAAGGATGGGTGTGCGACAGAAAACCGTCAGTAATTGGGAAATTGGTCTATATGAGCCGCCTCTGTCTACTTCTAAACATCTAGAATTGGTTGCTCAACTAGCTGGATTCAGATACGAGGAAGGGTCAGAAAATTCGGAGTAG